CAGTCAGGTGCTGTCTTATACACCATATTCGCACTGAAACCTTTTATTACTATGTTTATGTATTCATGCACTGTATCAATGCCACGTAGTTTATCTATCTGTGTTACATTTCTACCTATTTCATTTGCCATTCTAACCTTAACTGCCTCAAGGATAATGAAAATGCGTAATCCATGGTGTAAAAGCTTCTTTTTGTTCCATGGTACAAATGATACTGTGAGAATGTCTGTTGTCATGTGTATGATAATTTGTATAATGTTtattatatttactgtacacaGTTATTCGTGTATGATATTTTATACTGTACCTATTTGTATTGAAAGTCGTGTTTACATGCTCTGGTTTCAGTGGGATTTGGGTGATAAACAatacatgatgtgtgtgtgtgcgtgtgtgtgcgtgtgtgtgcatgtgtgtgtgtgtgtgtgtgtgtgagagagagagagagagagagagagagtgccagagatgtttgtttttatatatcttGTCAATAAAATTCCATTAATATGTGTCTAATgaagtgtgggttttttttccagaataACTTGCCTGTACTGCTAAAGTGTCCCAAAGCCAGACACTGAATCTGTGCCTTAAAGCTGCTGTTCTGAGGCCAAAACTGACCTCCAACCTCCCTGTAGAAAAGAgagttatttattttctccCAAAAGAATCAATAATGAAACGGATATAATGTCATAGTCCTTTGTTGGAACTTTGGAGAAAGAGAATTGTTTCCAGTGGTGTCTATTTTGAAGAGCACACTGGAAGTTCCAACCTGTCAGCCAGTGGTTTTGTTAAAATACCCTCAGTGGTCCACTGACTTCCGGTTTTGGAAGAAATAttagtttatttttcagaataaagtcAACCACGTTAATTCACTGAGGGCAGTGAGTTACAGATGGTGTTAAAATCAGTGGAGCGAGATACTTTTAGACAACACTTTAACGAATTTAGTCGTAATGAGCTTGTGAGAATATCACTTACAACGTTTCTATAATCATGATGTGAGATCACAATGTCAATATGCTATAATACGAGTGGTGGAAGAAGGCCATTCAGATCTGAAAAGACGTTTTAACTTAACACATaaacagtaaaagtactcactGTGCAGTAAAATTGCTGTCGATGTTTCCTATTATATATTATGTCTTTGGATTAATATAAGTGTTGCATTTCACTGCTGTACATGGTTAAGGTTGTGCCCATGTCAAATattgttgggtagtttaatctacagcaatgcatcatattcatCTTGTGTAGCATGGCTGTCCTGTGAGATCCACATATCTCTAcaaagtcaacttttcatggtgtcagaaaaacagccctgttttcagctttgtgactaTGCAAAGAAGTGGGAGGattttctcaacacataaaggCACGCTTTATCCTTCTATTAGTTGGGGAGAAATGGGGGACAGGTATGACAATTGTAATCTGACAAGTAACAGTcaaataaaaagtacagtatttgccTGCttgatgtagtggagtagaagtaggCTATAGTTGCATGAAAGAAAATTACGCAACTCTTTTACAAGTACCTCTTATTTGTGCTCAAGTACAGTGCTAGATTAAATGTACTTTATATtggtgtttgtgtatatgtgatATATGTTAATATTAGAATGACATTGTAATGCAATGCTAATACTTGAGAGGAACAAAACTGAGCTAACTATGTTCcgtatttatgttttacacaagTTTTCCGTGATCTGTCAGTAAAGCTAATGCAAATAAACTGCGAATAGCTATTTGGAAAATGTAATTATGACACTGTAATTGCCAACAGTTACACGACCGatatcacttttattttgaaaataacaaacagGATGTTGTTGGGCACTCTTTCTCTAACATTACGCAGAGCTGGTACTGTAGGTTCACGTCGCCATGGCAAGCCGAAAAACTTCTCCCCCAAACCGGGATAGTGGGGACAAATACTCAATACTATTACCTACCTACAACGAGAGGGAGAACCTGCCTTTGATAGTGTGGCTTTTGGTGAAATATTTCGGTGAAAGGTGAGTACTGGGGAGCTAGCAAAGCTGCTCGGCTAGTGCTAACTACCGTTACTGCTgtgttaatgttagctaataCCTGTCAGTGATGAGCTGTCACTAAACCGGCCCGATGCTCTTAACGTTGACTACCGAGGTTTATTGTGTCAAGGCTACAGTAGGAATTGGTTATTTACAAGCTAACTAACTAGCTAGCTTTATTTACTTATCAACTTTGTGTGCGTGCGTTAGAGAAACTAAATTACAACTTGGGTGTGTTTACAGTGGATATAACTACGAGATAATTGTCATTGACGACGGAAGCCCAGATGGGACCTTGGAGGTGGCAGAGCAGCTGCAGAAAATATATGGAGAGGACAAGATCGTAAGTGAAGAGTCCCACAGTGATGGCACTAGGCCCACCTAGCAGACACCTCCCTTGAGAGGAAACAAGTGCATTTCTCACAACTGTGTGTATTAGAATTGATTAACATGTGACATCTTTATAGAGACAATAACTGATTAAATATGATTTACAATGTTATGCTCTCTAGATTGCCTATGTAAATGCTGGCTCTAGTAAATGAATGGTGCATGAGATCTTTATACATACTCTTaatctctgttttctgtgtttcagctTCTGCGGCCAAGAGCGAAAAAATTAGGCCTTGGTAagttgtgtgtgttaaaattGTTGTATTCATTGTAGTAATCTTTGCCAACTTCTAATGAGCCCTGTTTCCTTTCAAAGGCACTGCCTACATCCACGGCATGAAGCATGCTACGGGAAACTTCATCATCATAATGGACGCAGATCTTTCCCATCATGTGAGTGgagtttgtgtcattgtgtgtttaCATCAACACAGAAAGCTGATTCTAGGGCtaacaattatttattttcatcattgatAAGTCTGACTGTTGATTTTTccaataattaattaatcatttggtctataaaatgtcagaaaacagaggGGGGAAAATTCTCATCAGAGGTAGTATTTGGATCTGATCTATCTTCTTGGTCAACTCGTTCCTCTCTTTTATCTTTAATGTTTCAAATACTGTTTTGTGTAACTGTAATATAATGTGAAATATAACAGGTTCTGCAAATGatttaaaggagcacttcatccacaaaatgatcatatgTATATCAATTTCTCCTCCTGTGTTATatttaattcatgaagaaagcagagcaaaaacagcaaaactatatgaaaacatccatttacaaactctcacacatccCATACaatgtaatccaagtctcatttatccagtcatatactcagttcttcccaaacacatgcattttttatactgaaacacacaaatggcACAGGTGCACTTCTCGTCGGTGCATGGCACTgtttatgcagaagtgtttcAATAGTaaagttttagtgaaaatgcatgtgtttgagtaCTGAGCTTATGACTGgataatgagacttggattatattttacaagttgtgtgtgagtttgtaaatggatgttaggttacagttttgctgttgttaaatgcagtccCCTTTTACTCCCATTCATCAAGAAATTTCTTAGATTTTGTATCCTTTTTTTATGgtagaggcatgtgagaaaaatcaaagttttcttcatgaatttattGTAACATGAggtgagtaattaatatacaaatggtcatttgaagGATGAAATATTTCTTTGCTTTTCAACAGCATGGTATTTGATCgttctttgttattttttatttcagcccAAATTCATCCCAGAATTTATTCAGTAAGTGTTACTAAATTTACATTTTCcatcatgtgatttttttttgggatCATATTTCAATTTGTGTACACAAGATTAATTTCATAATATCTGAACAGTAATATTTAGCTACAGTCGGAAGAGAAATTGTGCAGAATTCCTCAATTTAAGACCGTTTTGTCTGGTTTTTCAGAAAGCAGAAGGAAGGTAATTACGACCTGGTGTCTGGTACTCGATACCAAGGGAACGGAGGCGTATATGGCTGGGACCTGCGCAGGAAACTCATCAGGTAGCTGCAAGTCAACAACACTGCTCTGTCTTCAATTTCCACTCATCCATCTTGCACTGACCCTGATTACAGCAGACCAGAGGCTgaggtttgattttcttttctgtctcctcTCGTTCACAGTCGGGGAGCCAACTTTTTGACTCAAGTGTTGTTGAGACCTGGTGCTTCAGACCTCACAGGCAGCTTCAGGTAAGTGGTGCAAGTGCTGTGAAATAAATGCCActgacttttgaaatgtatgagtgtgttttctcacactgcttttttttcctaactGATGTCAGGTTGTATAAGAAGGCAGTGTTGGAGAGTCTGGTTGAACGGTGCGTGTCCAAAGGTTACGTCTTTCAGATGGAGATGATCGTCCGTGCCAGACAGCTCAACTACACAATCGGAGAGGTGAGGCCCTAATGTAGTCATTCTTATAATTACGTGTTTGGTAAAATATATTTACTGAGTAGACATATAGTTATGTTGTTATAATCCTTTTTCCCATAATGTGGACCGGCACTGACACTGAACTTGGCTCCTGATTTGGGGGGAAATTAAAAGCATGATGTTTAATTTCTGTCGCCAGGGGACTCCTAATCAAAACAGTTACAAAGACCGactttgatgatgtcatgaagtagcgtgggatcatgggagttgttgtCTTCATTGTTAAACAGCCACCACTGCTGATGAAAATCTATCCAGTATTACTCAGGCATAAATCATGTTCTCATGACAAAATGCATTCAAGTTTTATTCATGTTATGTTCATTCATGTAATGACATTTCATTGTAATGAAATAGCTGCaggttaatgttagctaacataaCGTTAACTTGCAAACTTACTATTAGCATGAGATGAGTCAACTACCCatacagctactgtagctaacaTTATGTGGCAAATTCAATCGCAGGGTACCCCAGCACTGTTATAATCATACCAAAAATAACTTTCCAAGTGTGTTGGATGGTGTTTCCGACAGAATTGGATTTTAGTTGTGATGGTAGCTGACTGTGGGGGCACAATCCTTCAGTTAGCGCCCTGTTGCAAATCAAATTCAGCCAGCTCCAAGGTTCTGATCACAGACCACCTGCCAGATCAGcagactttctgttgctgctgttagagGGATAGTGGGAGTGCGTTGGCTTGCGTATCTCGTATAGCTTGTCTCCTAACTTGTCTGATTTCTGATCtgataaaaagagagagagagagggcgcGAAAGTGGGGCAAGAAGGAGccgaaaaaagaaaaatcattatGTGGCAGTCAGTGTTGATTTTGTGTGGTGGGCctccacaaataaatcaatctaTGGAAAACACTGTAACTGCTACAACATTTCCACACACATTAGCTTTGTGCCTTGAAATTAGCCACTTGTCATAGTAGCACATCGTAGTAAGCTGGATCTATATTGAAATATCATATCAGTACATTTGGTCTCTACTGGATTACTGGTGTTGCAACTTTGCATgcaattaatgaaaaaaatgttgctgtacaacagaaaaatgctgcaTTACTGTTTATTGAGAAAAATTCTGTGGCATTGTCTGATTTACAACGACCAATCATCTGATGTTACCAGTGTTTCCCTGGAAGTTAGGGCAACTAGAGGGGGTAAAGTACATATAACGCCCTTGATAGGCAACCAAATGACACGCACGGTAGTGTTAAATGAAGTTACagatttctctgggtttgaacattGTTGGAAATATTTTTGAATAATATAAAAAGATAACTCTTCAAAATATATCATGGGTCTTGTCGATTTTAGACATTTTACTGTGGAAATGTTATATATTATACCTTTTAAATAATGGTATTTCTCTAGATTCTACTTTTCTACCTCACTTACAGATTTGAATAACCACTCTACTCAAAATAGTCAAATCTGGACAAGATTGATAAATAGACATGCAAGACTGTTAAAAATCCTTTGTCAGGCTCGTgaaacattcattttatttgtgaaaaacaacaaaaaaattataattttaCAGCTGTTTTTACTGCATCCAGACTACATCAGTCCAGGTCTAGCTGGAAAACCCCCACAGTTTGATTTATCTCACCTGGACTACAGTAACAAATAGACTGCCAGTTGCAGATTTGTGTGGCCAAGTCTAGCTCAAAAAGATCTGGTGTAATGACATTTGGATGAAGAAAAATCtgttaaatcacctttcttgttttgttgtcagaaaaaaaaaaaaaaaaggttccacAAATCTGAACCTGGGTTTTAAACTGTGTTGAGGCTTTCACTGTGATATTTGATACTCTGTTACAACAATAAGTGCTGCAAAAACAGGGAATCTGGCCAGAAATCCCTTTAAGTTTTACTTAAATTTCCCCTTAACCTCTGAATTGGCAGCCAGTGTTATGACCCTGCGTCTATGATTTTGGATGTTAACTGAAAAAcaattttcttcctcttctcccaaACAACAGGTACCCATTTCCTTTGTGGATAGAGTTTATGGAGAATCCAAACTCGGAGGGAACGAGATTGTGTCATTTGCGAAAGGACTGATCACACTCTTTGCCACAACATGATCACTGATGTAATCCGTCTGGACGTCCTACAGTCATACAGTGTTCCGTTGGCTCTTCAAGTTACTGTCTTTAATACAGTAGTTGTAGCAGAATTTAATGGGGTAAAAAATTCTGCTTGCCTATGGTCAGACAGTGACATGACAGCAAATGACAAGGGAGACATCTCTCTCCACTGTTAGCAGTaggtaaaaaataatttcctgtCAGTTGTCGTCTGGAATACTGAAGGAACACGGTGCTTTACATTCCCATCATCCACTTCAATGAATTTTAAACTAAGCACATAGTGTCTCATCATTCCCAGTCCGGACAGCTGGTTGTCACATAGGTTCAAGTACACATTTAACTGCTACACCTGTGATCGTTTGTATAAAATTAAAGACTTTGTATTGTTGGTTCTGTCGTTTTctgattgtgatttttttttatttttttttttttacaatgagTCATGGGGTTACAGTGGGTTACAGAGAACGACCAGCTGCTCTTATCGATACTCACTGTTAAAGGTTGAACCTGAAACAAGTGTAAGGGGCTGTTGATTTTATGAACACAGGCAGGTCAGTAGACGCAGTGCTCTCCAAAGATGTTAACCTTCAAGATCATTAATGTGCAAGGAGGACCTTCGGCTCATCCTGGATGATTCTGATGACATCTACCTCACATATACACCATTAAGATGAACGCAACAAAACTTCATCCTTGACCTTGGAAACTGTGGTTtgatacaaaaacaatgtaACTTAAAATCCACTTACTAGCTCTTATTTtagctttcaaccacatctcatGGTCTGAGGCAGTAGCAGTCAAAAGGTACCAGCTTGTACATCTCTCCCACATACACTAGCCGAAATGTCATCCAGGGGTCGCAGCAGGATAAATATTTGAATGAATTTCCAAAGTGAAGAACTTTACCTTCCCACTTTTCTCCTGTCACCAATTAAAGTGTCGTGAACAAAACTGGACTACTAAGCTGCCAGTTGTGCCTAACCTTTAAAGCATTAACCAACACCATTAGTTGGGTGGTGCAATTATGTCATCCCAAAACCCTAGGggcactttcaaaataaagttatatgTTGCATATTCTTAAATATACATGACAAGTCAAATAACCATGCAGAATAACGTACAGTTAGGTGATATTCTAGTTTTTAAAGAACACCCTCAATGCACAGACAGTGGCAGGAATGGGGTTAAGTGTTGGCCCACAGGGGCAAGAGTTAACCCCAGCTGATGGAAACTTTCACCATGTCTTTAACCATTTAAATACAGTGTCACACTGCATTAACTGCTTATATACAGTTCTGCTCCTTGGGCTGCCCTTCACCAGGCAACGTGCAGGAAAGTAGTCCCGGTCAGTTTGGTAGAATTGGGCAGTTAGTAACAGTAGTGTAGTACAGCGCCACCTACCGTCGGCCCAACCGTTAATACCACTCCAGCTGAGTGCTGAGGCACTGTGTACATCCGTCCCTCCGCaggggaaggggggggggggggggcgccaGATGTAGCCAAACTGCGCATGCGCTTAAATCGGTGAAATCCACTCCAGAAGGACGCCCGCTGTCGGCCAGATCCCGCAACTACGTCGCCGGGTTGTTTACCCCACAGCCTCGAACACAGAAACCAAAGGCCCGCCGCAGTTCGTGAGCGACGAggtaggtgttttttttttatgtgacgTTTGCTTAATTGGCCAAATTGATTGACAGACCAATCAAGTATTTTAATGAGCCGGGCTCGCGAGGGTCTGACAATGAGATTATTTATGCTAATCAAGTAGATGTCACTTCCGCCCCTTTTATTTGCGCCATTTTGGAGGGCAGTTTCTAGTCTGGATGTGTATTGTCTGTCAGAGAAAAGAATGGGCAAAGCGCTATCGGCTGCCAGGCAATCATAGGCAGACTTTAGGCAATATATTTGAAAGAGGGGCTCCGCCGGTGGTTGTTGCCAACAATAGGACATGTGTCCGCCCTTACTGTTCCAGGGAATGGAGGTTTTAATTGTCTAATGAGGCTCGGAGGCTTTCTGTTCCCGTTTGCCgaccagagggaagaggagagccCTGTTCGGCGAGGGAGAGTCGGCTTTGGAGGGTAGACCGACGGCCGGGTGGGCTGGTTCTCCCCCCACGAAGATAGTGGTCACCTGAAAGGATATTAACGTTACCGAGATATCTGGTGGGGAGAAGTGAGAGTGTCCATACATCGCCTCAGCCATCCTGAGGTGACACATTTCACTCAGACGGGAGCACTGGATGTGAAAGCAGGTAAACTTGTCTGTCATAATGTTAGCCACAGCCGTCAAAGCTAGATAGTTTGCCGTTAGCCGCGGCTACCTGCGGTGATGCGGTGGGTGGCGGTGAACTACAGCTAAGGTAACTTGGCTGTCGATATAGCTAACGTTATGTTTCAAGTCAAGGGGTTTCAACATAACCTGAAGTTGATTTACTTTCCCAGTAGACTTGTTTATAACCGGCCAGGTAAAAAAAAGGCAAGCAAATACCATTGGTGGAAATTTAAGGACAGAAATGGCAGCATTAGTTCTGAACAGCCTGTGTTGTTGATGCGAGTTGGCTAGCTTAGCATGCTAACTCAGCGCGGTGTGTCCCCATTCTTTGTCAGCGGCAGCAGCTCCCTGCCAAACCTATCGATCTGGATACTGCCAGATGTTGATCAGAGATGAGATTCAGTGACACCAACGTTATCTCACCGCACAGTGTGGTTGGTTATGTCCACAGCTAAAGCTACCACGAGAGATCTCAACGAGTTAACGTCTTCGATGCGAGAAATGCTATGAATATTAAAAGTCTGTCAGCTACACTACTGTATAGAGAGTTTTGTATTGGGGACACACGATACATATTCACAGCTACAGACAGGCTGTGGTGTAGAATCCACACAGTCTTTTGTTAAATTGTGTTAGTTTTCCTTTGAATGACCAAATCTTCAAAGGTGATCAGAACATGATGAGCCAGGTGACACCGGGGTTGTGATGCACTCATACCTCGTGTCTGAtccaggaggaggtggaggtggaggaggaggaggaggaggaggtggaggaggaggaggaggaggaggaggaggaggagggctgacacttggtcagtgtCAGACTATGATCATGGTTATTACCATCAATCCCACACACAAAACCTGACATATAGACAGCCCCTTCATCTTTACTGATAAGGGTTACAGTCAGGTGTTGGACCTACTTGACACAACTAACCTCAGTGCATTTTAAGCATCCCAAACTTTTCTGATATCAGTGTGAATATGGATGTCACCAGAAGCTTCTCCCCTCAGTAAACATCTGCACATTGATGGAGAAGTGTAAACAGCAGTAGTCAGCCAGAACATAGGTTATCATGTCTCAGAGGAGGACTGAGTGAGCGTGAGGAAATCAGTGGTTGAAGGTTTGTaggcctctttttttttgtctttttcacaaCACAGTCGAAGGGGGAAACCTGTTTTCTGCCAGCAGCcctcagcagagcagagcagagcagcctCCTATcgcctctcctccctctcctcttccttctctccctcccttccctcctACTCAGCCTCTCCTtggctttttttctctctctccttttcttcctcccACCCCCCTCCGNCTCTCTCACACTCACCCTCCCCCCTTCACTGATCTCTCTAGCTCCTTCtgtccctccccttcctcccttccaacatccctcctctcctctcccttccctccctcccctcccttccccctCCACTGCAGACATATTGTAGAGGCTGCTGCTGACTCAATAGGAGGCGCCATTCTGTGATGGTATTGCGAGGCAGGGAGAAAAAGGGGGCAGGCAGAGTATAGGGAGGCTTACATAATGGAGCTCCTCTCTAGCGCCATCTGCAAGTAATGGGAGGAAGcaggaaagagagacagagaggggaagtgGGCAAGGGTATGTGTGTCTTTCACTCACTTCAGCACTTGCACATCTCTGAGTGTTAGACAGACAGACCAGACATTGAGACGTACAGGCAGACAGTCAGAAATGTAACTGGTTCTCTTGGCTCTTTGCGAGGCCAACAGTTGTTGGAACCGCACACACATGGTTCCCCCTCTCAGTTATGTGTTTTCCAGAAGGGAAATAAGCTGAGGTGTTCACAGGAATTGTTTGGCACTGTACTGTTTGTTGTCACTGAGCTGCTTTTATGTCATGGTGCatcagtgacctttgacctcactACATGGAGCTCTGATTTGAATAGACATTCAACTAGCCACTTTGGACAGTGAATTCAACAACCCTTAGATCATCTGGGAAAAGGTGTCTCTACTGAAACTAAATTTATTGTTTGTGATAATAACCCATAATGAATGGGTGGATGGAGgtttaattgtattttacatGGAACCTGTGGGTTTGTCTTTATGGGAGCAACCTGTCTTTCTACTCCAGACGGCGAAGTAAGGTTTGGCCAGGTCAAAACTTTAGTAGGctgtcacaaaaaaacatcatgttgtCATCAGCTTTTTTGGCTTTAGTGTCATAGATAAACCAAGGAGCACTGCCTTGCAACTCTGTAGCTAAAGGGGAAGTTCGGCCCATaatcaaaactacattttttttcttaccttttAGGTACTATTTATCAGTAtgaattgttttggtgtgagttgcagagtgttggagatatcagctgtagggATGTCTGCCTTGTCTCCAGTATGATGGAACTAGGTGGTGCAGCTACACAGCAGCTACATAGcggcaaaataaatacatttgaaaaactcaacagcaatgtctctttcccgAAATCATGATAATCAAGATAATCcaaagaccttgttgtgagcattttcatGTAGAAAGGACTTTCTTTCTATTGAGCTACACCCACCAATCGTATCACTGCGCAAATGGAAGTgagcatctactgctagctcacctagcaccactgagctagctaacgttacagctcagatgaggaggacaccattaatgtttacatctcgcgaGCAAGAGACTCTCTTCATGCGTatatgcactcttccttctgcacggtgatacagttggtggatgtagtttggtagacagaaaatagttcctacatgaaactgctcacaacaacgtCTGTGTAACCAAGAGTATGAAATGTTTATAttcttgtcttttctgtttttgtttttttggtcttttgagcaccacaagccgtgTTCCATTGTATTtgacagaaggcagacatctctatggctgatatctccaacactcagcaactcgcaccaaaacaatctggattgataaatagcacttcaagcaagaggaaaaatatgtatttttgattttgggttgaactgtccctaaTAGATGTCCTGGAGTTTTCTTTTACACAAATGGCTGTTGTTAAAGACTTACATTTTACATTGAGTGTTTCGGggggcatggtggtgcagtggttagcactgtctcTGT
This genomic stretch from Epinephelus moara isolate mb chromosome 16, YSFRI_EMoa_1.0, whole genome shotgun sequence harbors:
- the dpm1 gene encoding dolichol-phosphate mannosyltransferase subunit 1; this encodes MASRKTSPPNRDSGDKYSILLPTYNERENLPLIVWLLVKYFGESGYNYEIIVIDDGSPDGTLEVAEQLQKIYGEDKILLRPRAKKLGLGTAYIHGMKHATGNFIIIMDADLSHHPKFIPEFIQKQKEGNYDLVSGTRYQGNGGVYGWDLRRKLISRGANFLTQVLLRPGASDLTGSFRLYKKAVLESLVERCVSKGYVFQMEMIVRARQLNYTIGEVPISFVDRVYGESKLGGNEIVSFAKGLITLFATT